In Verrucomicrobiia bacterium, one genomic interval encodes:
- a CDS encoding tRNA uridine-5-carboxymethylaminomethyl(34) synthesis enzyme MnmG, protein MFVYPKQYDVIVVGGGHAGVEAALASARMGCQTLLLTINLDTIGQMSCNPAIGGLAKGHLVREIDALGGEMGRNTDLTGLQFRMLNMRKGPAVRAPRAQCDKKAYQFRLKWVCERQPNLDCKQGQTTRLLHREGRVTGVETSMEVQFLGKAVVITTGTFLRGLMHVGSNQQAGGRAGEAAAMNLSESLREMGLELGRLKTGTPPRLVRKTVDFSKCEVQLGDEPVPWFSFWREELLDSAMFHVEHPPQPFGNSTPLEDEPRVGAGRSYPRGSVLDRIGGQLPCHITYTTDRTRELILANLHRSPMYSGVIEGVGPRYCPSIEDKFVRFADKESHQIFLEPEGVETDEIYVNGFSTCLPFEIQVEMVRSIRGCECAEIMRPAYAVEYDFSDPTQLVASLETKSCKGLFLAGQINGTSGYEEAAAQGIVAGVNAALSVDGRPPMTLRRDQAYIGVLIDDLITKGTPEPYRMFTSRAEYRLLLRQDNADLRLAAIGSEVGLLSKRRLERVIEKQRLIAAEIQRLETTRSASETLAQRLRRPDQDYAAVVGVGHGFDPSVVEQVELTIKYSGYIARQQSEVERMKSSEVSRIPEWIAYERVPGLREEARQQLVRLRPETFGQASRISGVSPSDLSLVMVWSRRGPDPLSADAHQPTAPGEASDNDS, encoded by the coding sequence ATGTTCGTATATCCGAAACAGTATGACGTCATCGTCGTGGGTGGCGGACATGCGGGTGTTGAGGCCGCTCTGGCGTCCGCGCGCATGGGATGCCAGACACTGCTCTTGACGATCAATCTCGACACCATCGGGCAGATGTCCTGCAACCCTGCGATTGGTGGGTTGGCCAAAGGACACCTGGTTCGCGAGATAGACGCCCTTGGCGGCGAAATGGGCAGGAATACGGACCTCACGGGGCTCCAGTTTCGCATGTTAAACATGCGCAAGGGACCGGCGGTGAGGGCTCCGAGGGCTCAGTGCGACAAGAAGGCGTACCAATTTCGCTTGAAGTGGGTTTGCGAGCGGCAGCCGAATCTGGATTGCAAGCAAGGTCAGACCACCAGGCTGCTGCATCGGGAGGGACGGGTGACCGGCGTAGAGACGTCCATGGAAGTTCAGTTCCTTGGGAAGGCGGTCGTGATCACCACGGGAACCTTTCTCCGCGGCCTGATGCACGTGGGATCGAATCAACAAGCTGGTGGCCGCGCCGGGGAGGCTGCGGCGATGAACTTGTCGGAATCCCTCCGAGAGATGGGTTTGGAGCTTGGAAGGCTGAAGACGGGCACGCCTCCGAGATTGGTCCGGAAAACAGTGGACTTTTCCAAATGTGAAGTTCAGCTAGGGGACGAACCCGTGCCATGGTTCTCATTCTGGAGGGAGGAACTGCTGGATTCGGCAATGTTCCACGTGGAACATCCGCCGCAGCCGTTTGGGAATTCCACCCCTCTTGAGGACGAACCAAGGGTTGGGGCAGGCCGTTCGTACCCGCGGGGATCTGTTCTCGATCGCATCGGAGGGCAATTGCCGTGTCACATCACGTACACGACTGACCGAACCCGCGAGTTGATTCTGGCGAATTTGCATCGGTCCCCGATGTATTCCGGCGTAATCGAGGGTGTCGGTCCTCGATACTGCCCGAGTATCGAGGACAAGTTTGTCCGCTTTGCGGACAAGGAGAGTCACCAGATCTTTTTGGAGCCTGAGGGTGTGGAAACGGACGAGATCTACGTGAATGGATTCTCGACCTGCCTTCCGTTCGAGATCCAGGTTGAGATGGTCCGGTCCATCCGGGGTTGCGAGTGCGCAGAGATCATGCGTCCGGCCTATGCGGTGGAATACGACTTTAGTGATCCGACCCAATTGGTGGCTTCGTTGGAGACAAAGTCCTGCAAGGGGTTGTTCCTCGCGGGGCAGATCAACGGTACGTCGGGTTACGAAGAGGCTGCAGCCCAAGGGATTGTGGCTGGCGTAAATGCAGCCTTAAGCGTGGATGGACGTCCCCCGATGACCTTGCGTCGAGATCAGGCCTACATCGGAGTCTTGATTGACGATCTGATCACGAAGGGCACTCCGGAACCGTATCGGATGTTCACATCCCGGGCGGAGTATCGGCTTCTCCTGCGCCAGGATAATGCAGACCTTCGATTGGCGGCGATTGGGTCCGAGGTTGGACTGCTTTCGAAACGAAGGCTTGAGCGGGTTATCGAGAAACAGCGATTGATTGCGGCAGAAATCCAACGACTCGAAACGACACGGTCGGCTTCAGAAACCCTGGCTCAACGCCTCCGGCGACCAGATCAGGATTACGCTGCGGTCGTTGGAGTGGGGCATGGATTCGATCCAAGTGTCGTTGAGCAAGTGGAGCTAACGATAAAGTATTCTGGGTATATTGCGAGGCAGCAATCCGAAGTTGAGCGAATGAAGAGCTCCGAGGTCTCCAGGATTCCAGAATGGATTGCGTACGAGAGGGTTCCGGGCCTTCGGGAAGAGGCCCGGCAACAACTGGTACGCCTGCGGCCGGAAACCTTCGGTCAGGCCAGTCGCATATCCGGGGTCAGCCCTTCCGATTTGAGCTTGGTGATGGTTTGGTCGCGCAGAGGTCCGGATCCATTGTCAGCGGACGCCCACCAACCCACAGCGCCAGGAGAGGCTAGCGATAACGATTCTTGA
- a CDS encoding aldo/keto reductase, producing the protein MDLTRTCFGTWNGGRFMNYGRCLTEDEWMDLVREAYRLGVRTFLTADVYGNGSADSLLGRALEGIPRDSYCLVGMVGHDFYSARRDGAKGYPRFTDPQLRSASEYSSYLRMAVEKSLERCQTDRFDLLLLHNPDQTGYSSDRVWNVLDSIRACGLSRSLGVAPGPANGFTLDLILCFERFGPLLDWAMIILNPFEPWPGSLCLSAAQTFDVSVVTRVVDYGGVFHGDVKPGHVFGQGDHRSFRPAGWIESANDKLSHLGPILEQHQLTPLQFAACWCLQQPAVQSVVPTLIQEIAPGSKPIAVKLQELASLPEIAFTDAELATIERVGNNRGCMHLKGASPAHLAPPLPDQWGLNADLKEVARRWSIDPDRDLLQVAPRE; encoded by the coding sequence ATGGACCTCACCCGCACCTGTTTTGGAACTTGGAATGGTGGACGATTCATGAACTATGGTCGCTGCCTCACCGAAGACGAATGGATGGACCTCGTACGCGAGGCGTATCGGCTGGGTGTACGAACATTTCTCACCGCAGACGTTTACGGTAACGGATCTGCGGATTCCCTGCTAGGACGTGCTCTGGAGGGGATTCCGAGGGACTCGTACTGTCTCGTCGGTATGGTGGGGCACGACTTCTACAGCGCCCGCCGCGATGGCGCCAAAGGGTACCCGCGATTCACGGACCCCCAATTGAGGTCCGCTTCGGAGTACTCCAGTTACCTTCGAATGGCTGTGGAGAAGTCTCTGGAACGATGCCAGACGGATCGTTTCGACCTCCTCCTGCTCCACAATCCGGACCAAACAGGCTATTCCAGTGATCGGGTCTGGAACGTCCTCGACTCGATCCGTGCGTGCGGACTCTCCCGGAGCCTTGGAGTCGCTCCAGGCCCCGCGAACGGGTTCACCCTCGACCTCATCCTTTGTTTCGAGCGATTCGGACCGCTCCTCGACTGGGCAATGATCATCCTGAACCCGTTCGAGCCCTGGCCTGGATCGCTATGTCTGTCCGCGGCCCAAACCTTCGATGTGTCCGTGGTGACGCGGGTCGTGGACTACGGCGGTGTGTTTCATGGAGACGTCAAACCCGGGCATGTCTTTGGCCAAGGGGATCATCGCTCATTTCGGCCTGCCGGCTGGATTGAATCCGCTAACGATAAACTGAGTCATCTGGGGCCCATTTTGGAGCAACATCAATTGACGCCGCTTCAATTTGCAGCTTGCTGGTGCCTCCAACAGCCTGCCGTTCAGAGTGTTGTGCCGACACTCATCCAGGAAATTGCCCCCGGGTCCAAGCCCATCGCGGTCAAGCTGCAGGAACTCGCAAGCCTTCCGGAAATTGCATTCACTGACGCCGAGCTGGCAACCATTGAAAGGGTCGGCAACAACCGGGGTTGCATGCACTTGAAAGGAGCGTCGCCGGCCCATCTGGCACCGCCTCTGCCGGATCAGTGGGGATTGAACGCTGATCTCAAGGAGGTCGCCCGACGCTGGTCCATTGATCCCGATCGGGATCTGCTCCAGGTGGCCCCGCGAGAATAA
- the glsA gene encoding glutaminase A, which produces MHAKNPSSGFVSPLELYLQRLYDKFSRLEDGQVATYIPELGRARPSWFGIAVATVDGRVYSVGDAHVPFTIQSISKPIVYGLALETNGLKRTLNKVGVEPSGEAFNSISLDQATGRPLNPMINAGAIATTSLVPGDDLDARWRQILDTFSAFCGRPLSLDENVYVSERDTGHRNRAIAHLLRNFGILEGDPEAPLDLYFRQCSISITCRDLAIMAACLASGGVNPVTGRRVLEPQNTGRVLSIMSSCGMYDYAGEWIYNVGMPAKSGVAGGILAVLPGQFGIGVFSPPLDAKGNSVRGIRVCSDLSTDFGLHLFNTPRIVTSALRGMHTIAEIRSKRRRSQGELDVLRRHGRAVRIYQLRGRLILSTLEPVIRTVLENIEGVHHVIVDMTHAVDLDRAACRLLLDLREQLSRLRVRMHLAGVADKTVFREYVVSQIQEDGWRSLCSYAGLDDALEHCEGEVLRHAGPTEADPSDAPLEQQELCRGLSPGELSDLAGLLVPVNLPTGHDAITAGSPADSLYFLVRGEVGVFLQSPDGPEQLISRLGPGMSFGELALVDREPRSATVRCLTPIDALRLEFGDFDRLDSTGLGHLQTKIYANLAAVLATRLRSANLEIESLR; this is translated from the coding sequence ATGCACGCGAAAAACCCTTCCTCCGGATTTGTCTCCCCCTTGGAACTGTACCTGCAGCGTCTCTACGACAAGTTTTCGCGTCTCGAGGACGGCCAGGTTGCCACGTACATCCCGGAGCTCGGCCGAGCGCGTCCATCGTGGTTCGGCATTGCGGTCGCCACCGTGGATGGTCGTGTCTATTCGGTGGGCGACGCACACGTCCCGTTCACGATCCAGTCCATTTCCAAACCCATCGTGTACGGACTCGCGTTGGAGACCAATGGACTCAAGCGCACCCTGAACAAGGTCGGCGTTGAGCCTTCGGGCGAGGCCTTCAACTCCATCAGCCTGGATCAAGCCACCGGGCGTCCATTGAATCCCATGATCAATGCAGGTGCCATTGCCACCACCAGCCTCGTGCCCGGGGATGATCTGGACGCCCGATGGCGCCAGATTCTGGATACGTTCTCCGCCTTCTGCGGACGCCCGCTGTCCCTGGATGAGAATGTTTACGTATCTGAACGTGACACCGGCCACCGAAATCGTGCCATCGCCCATCTCCTGAGGAATTTCGGAATTCTTGAGGGCGATCCCGAGGCGCCGCTCGACCTGTATTTTCGGCAGTGCTCGATCTCCATCACGTGCCGCGACCTCGCCATCATGGCCGCCTGTCTGGCCAGCGGGGGGGTCAATCCGGTCACAGGACGCCGCGTTCTGGAGCCGCAAAACACCGGACGCGTGCTCAGCATCATGAGCTCCTGTGGGATGTACGACTACGCCGGGGAATGGATTTACAACGTCGGCATGCCCGCGAAAAGCGGGGTTGCCGGCGGCATTCTGGCCGTGCTTCCGGGCCAGTTCGGCATCGGCGTTTTCTCACCCCCCCTGGACGCCAAGGGCAACAGCGTCCGCGGCATCCGGGTCTGCAGTGATCTGTCCACCGACTTCGGTCTGCACCTGTTCAACACCCCCCGGATCGTCACCTCCGCGCTGCGTGGCATGCATACGATCGCCGAGATCCGCAGCAAACGCAGGCGTTCGCAGGGCGAGTTGGACGTCCTCCGGCGCCATGGCCGGGCCGTCCGGATCTATCAGCTCCGCGGTCGCCTCATCCTTTCGACCCTCGAGCCGGTCATCCGCACCGTTCTGGAAAACATCGAAGGCGTTCACCATGTCATCGTGGACATGACCCATGCTGTGGACCTCGATCGCGCCGCCTGCCGGCTGCTGCTGGACTTGAGGGAGCAACTTTCACGCCTCCGGGTCCGCATGCATCTTGCGGGGGTGGCCGACAAAACGGTCTTCCGCGAGTACGTGGTCTCCCAGATCCAGGAGGACGGATGGCGTTCCCTGTGTTCGTACGCCGGCCTTGACGACGCGTTGGAGCATTGTGAGGGCGAGGTTCTCCGGCACGCGGGACCGACCGAGGCGGACCCCTCGGACGCCCCATTGGAGCAACAGGAATTGTGCCGCGGCTTGTCGCCGGGCGAGCTTTCGGATCTGGCCGGCCTGCTGGTCCCGGTGAACCTTCCCACGGGCCATGATGCCATCACCGCCGGTTCCCCGGCGGACTCCCTTTACTTCCTGGTTCGGGGAGAAGTCGGAGTGTTTCTCCAATCCCCGGACGGGCCCGAGCAGCTCATCAGCCGGCTTGGCCCCGGAATGAGCTTTGGGGAACTGGCGCTCGTGGATCGCGAGCCGCGCTCCGCCACCGTGCGCTGCTTGACCCCGATTGACGCCCTCCGGCTTGAATTTGGCGACTTCGACCGACTGGACTCCACCGGACTCGGTCACCTCCAGACGAAGATCTACGCGAACCTTGCCGCCGTCCTCGCCACTCGCCTGCGGAGTGCGAATCTGGAAATCGAGAGCCTGCGCTGA
- a CDS encoding HAMP domain-containing histidine kinase, protein MRWHIPLSVRFVGWFLLNLVMLAVVFGVVIRSELRPDALLGLLAGDRVQKVADVLAGELASRPAAEWGTTLERVSGTYGVRFALVDERGQTVAGPTLEFPESLRERLRGFRGGGRRGMPPAPPGLVEGGPPRRLVPGLGREFLRTENPTRYWVVLPAVIGRPDPGPVRPYRLVIESRTLGGGGLFLDFRPWWLAGGAILVLSVLWWLPFVGSITRSLGQMTTATEAIAEGRFNVALNDRRGDELGRLGGAINAMSGRLEGFVTGHKRFLGDIAHELCSPLARMEMALGVLDHQATGTARDYVGDLREDVRLMSGLVNELLSFSKAGLQSPDRALARVVLDGLIVRVVAREAPNDGRVSVRVPPGVAVEGDEELLARAVGNLLRNAVRYSGDRVPITIEAEEDGEFVALAVRDEGPGVPPASLGRLGEPFYRPDPSRARESGGAGLGLAIVRTCVEACRGRVSYRNREPSGFEAVLRLRRAA, encoded by the coding sequence ATGAGGTGGCACATCCCGTTGTCGGTGCGGTTTGTCGGCTGGTTTCTGTTGAACCTCGTGATGCTGGCGGTCGTGTTTGGCGTGGTGATCCGGTCGGAGCTCCGGCCGGACGCCCTGCTCGGGCTCCTGGCCGGGGATCGCGTCCAGAAGGTCGCAGATGTGCTGGCGGGTGAGCTGGCCAGTCGTCCTGCTGCCGAATGGGGAACGACCCTGGAGCGTGTATCCGGGACCTATGGGGTGCGCTTTGCCCTGGTGGATGAACGGGGACAAACCGTGGCGGGACCGACGCTGGAGTTCCCGGAAAGCCTTCGCGAACGGTTGCGCGGCTTTCGGGGCGGCGGGCGTCGTGGGATGCCGCCGGCCCCGCCAGGGCTGGTGGAAGGCGGTCCACCGAGAAGGCTGGTTCCGGGCCTCGGAAGGGAATTCTTGAGAACAGAGAACCCGACCCGGTACTGGGTTGTGCTTCCGGCGGTGATTGGACGTCCGGATCCAGGGCCCGTACGCCCGTACCGGCTGGTCATTGAGTCAAGGACCCTTGGTGGAGGAGGTCTGTTTCTGGATTTCCGGCCGTGGTGGCTCGCGGGTGGGGCGATCCTGGTGCTGTCGGTGCTCTGGTGGTTGCCGTTCGTCGGCAGCATCACCCGATCGCTGGGTCAGATGACCACCGCGACCGAAGCGATTGCCGAAGGGCGGTTCAACGTGGCGCTCAATGACCGGCGCGGTGATGAACTGGGACGCCTTGGCGGGGCCATCAATGCAATGTCCGGCCGTCTCGAGGGATTTGTGACCGGGCACAAGCGCTTTCTCGGAGACATTGCCCACGAGCTGTGCTCGCCGCTGGCGCGGATGGAGATGGCACTTGGAGTGCTTGATCACCAGGCCACGGGAACGGCACGCGATTATGTGGGCGACCTGCGGGAGGATGTCCGCCTGATGTCGGGTCTGGTGAACGAGCTGCTGTCGTTCTCGAAGGCCGGGCTGCAGAGCCCGGACCGGGCCCTGGCGCGTGTGGTGCTTGATGGGCTGATTGTGCGAGTGGTCGCCCGGGAGGCCCCCAACGATGGCCGGGTGAGTGTCCGTGTGCCGCCGGGTGTGGCGGTGGAGGGAGATGAGGAACTCCTGGCCCGGGCGGTGGGGAACCTTCTGCGAAATGCCGTGCGGTATTCGGGAGACCGCGTACCGATCACGATTGAGGCGGAGGAGGACGGGGAATTCGTAGCCCTGGCGGTCCGCGACGAAGGGCCGGGAGTCCCGCCGGCGTCGCTGGGGCGACTTGGGGAGCCGTTCTACCGGCCGGACCCGTCGCGCGCCCGGGAGAGCGGCGGTGCCGGGCTGGGCCTCGCCATCGTCCGGACCTGCGTCGAAGCCTGCCGCGGACGGGTGAGTTACCGGAACCGGGAGCCGTCCGGCTTCGAGGCGGTTCTCCGCCTGCGGCGCGCGGCCTGA
- a CDS encoding response regulator transcription factor codes for MSADENQATRVLVIDDDRKLCRLIGDYLAPLGYQVEAVHTGPEGVARAVSGTWHAVILDLMLPGLDGFEVLKQIRKAGDVPVLMLTARGDEADRIVGLEIGADDYLPKTFSTRELLARLRAVTRRSARAGSGAASLPEEIVVGSLRVTPETRTVVLGDRPLDLTPVEFDLLTLLARSKGRVRTRESLLEEARDRDFDVFDRSIDVHISALRRKLGDDPRNPRFIRTYRGAGYMLINPDAS; via the coding sequence ATGAGCGCCGATGAGAACCAGGCAACCCGGGTGCTTGTGATTGATGACGACCGGAAATTGTGCCGGCTGATTGGAGACTACCTGGCGCCGTTGGGATACCAGGTGGAGGCGGTGCATACGGGTCCCGAGGGGGTGGCCCGGGCGGTTTCCGGGACCTGGCATGCGGTGATCCTCGATCTCATGCTGCCGGGTCTGGATGGCTTTGAAGTGCTCAAGCAGATCCGGAAGGCGGGAGACGTTCCGGTGTTGATGCTGACGGCCCGCGGCGACGAGGCGGACCGGATCGTGGGTCTGGAGATCGGGGCGGACGACTATCTGCCCAAGACATTTTCCACCCGTGAACTCCTGGCCCGCCTGAGGGCGGTGACCCGGCGGAGCGCCAGGGCGGGTTCCGGCGCGGCCTCTCTGCCGGAGGAGATCGTGGTCGGATCCCTGCGCGTCACGCCGGAGACCCGGACGGTCGTGCTGGGCGACCGGCCCCTGGATCTCACGCCGGTGGAATTCGATCTCCTGACGCTGCTCGCGCGGTCGAAGGGGAGGGTTCGCACCCGGGAATCCCTGCTGGAGGAGGCCAGAGATCGGGACTTCGACGTCTTCGACCGGTCCATAGACGTCCACATCTCGGCATTACGGCGAAAACTGGGTGATGACCCCAGAAACCCGCGGTTCATCAGGACCTACCGGGGTGCGGGCTACATGTTGATCAACCCCGACGCCTCATGA
- a CDS encoding tetratricopeptide repeat protein, whose protein sequence is MLLGLILASAGCSPRGADALRRGDELMAAGRVSEAIPVLERAVADLPGNAAAWNQLGIAYHAVGRRGEAQKAYLRALKDDRDFFDAHYNLGALEFELGRWREAERSLRTYLGVESSRTNAIAWQMLGDSLLASGDFEAADRALMTAARLMVSNAPVYNSLGLAAVSRRRFKDAQAYFQEALRLNPRDAVAQLNLAIVTQQLGDRQGAVEQYRSYLAMNPGASDTAGVVELVRQLEAQLAPPPGLATNRIRTTNVVEAPARAAPPTNAPASEPTRIVRVTNPPSPPVVVAVTNPPARPALAEAAPTNAPLVRIAPAVPPRLEVPMETVPVTEAPVLRPARDAAPPESAKASPARQAPASAPAEEGSRPPPVPNPGEVTAPARGAGSGATLATTGPATGEDKTFWQKVSPANWGNPVRWFRDDEDANATNRAPARTAQRPSSPATNRLARASAPSPAQNPTVRPSPPPVSNPAPPPAKPVIPRYARRGLPSAAPGNRAAAEVHAREAETQADQTAALAAWQRTIRADPSWTAAWMQLGLLGLETGNAGIALEAGEAATALDPASAPAHQLFAASLARSGYPKDAADQLERAAALAPGNAQLHLALAGLYARELGDPEAAKPHYERVLTLDPRHPQASAIRLWLANNP, encoded by the coding sequence TTGTTGTTGGGCCTCATTCTGGCCAGTGCGGGCTGTTCGCCGCGCGGGGCGGATGCCCTGCGCCGCGGCGACGAGTTGATGGCGGCTGGACGCGTCTCGGAAGCGATTCCCGTTCTCGAACGGGCCGTGGCGGACCTTCCCGGCAATGCGGCGGCGTGGAATCAGCTGGGCATTGCCTACCATGCGGTCGGGCGTCGCGGCGAGGCCCAAAAGGCCTATCTGCGGGCATTGAAGGATGATCGGGACTTCTTTGACGCCCACTACAATCTTGGGGCCCTGGAGTTCGAGCTCGGACGCTGGCGCGAGGCGGAGCGCTCCCTGCGAACTTATCTGGGTGTCGAGTCGAGCCGAACCAATGCGATCGCCTGGCAGATGCTCGGGGATTCGCTGCTGGCGTCGGGTGATTTTGAGGCGGCGGACCGGGCCCTGATGACGGCAGCCCGGCTCATGGTCAGCAACGCCCCGGTCTACAACAGCCTGGGCCTCGCCGCGGTGTCGCGGCGGCGGTTCAAGGATGCGCAGGCCTATTTTCAAGAAGCCTTGCGCCTGAACCCGCGGGATGCGGTCGCCCAGTTGAATTTGGCGATCGTCACCCAGCAACTCGGGGATCGTCAGGGGGCCGTGGAACAGTACCGATCCTACCTGGCGATGAATCCGGGTGCGTCGGACACTGCCGGCGTTGTCGAGCTTGTCCGGCAACTGGAAGCGCAGTTGGCGCCCCCACCGGGGTTGGCCACCAACCGGATCCGAACAACAAATGTGGTGGAGGCACCGGCCCGAGCGGCGCCGCCGACCAATGCACCGGCGTCGGAGCCCACGCGAATCGTCCGCGTGACCAATCCGCCGTCCCCACCGGTGGTCGTCGCAGTGACGAATCCGCCAGCGAGGCCGGCGTTGGCGGAGGCGGCGCCCACCAACGCGCCCCTGGTGCGGATCGCCCCCGCCGTACCTCCAAGGCTGGAGGTTCCCATGGAGACCGTGCCCGTAACCGAGGCTCCGGTGCTGCGTCCGGCCCGGGACGCTGCGCCTCCGGAGTCGGCCAAGGCCAGCCCGGCCCGTCAGGCGCCCGCATCCGCACCGGCCGAAGAGGGAAGTCGGCCGCCGCCGGTCCCAAATCCCGGTGAGGTGACAGCGCCAGCTCGGGGAGCCGGGAGCGGCGCCACGCTGGCGACGACCGGTCCGGCGACTGGCGAGGATAAGACGTTCTGGCAGAAGGTAAGTCCGGCGAACTGGGGAAATCCGGTTCGGTGGTTTCGAGACGATGAGGACGCCAACGCCACAAACCGGGCGCCGGCACGAACGGCCCAGCGTCCGTCATCGCCGGCGACCAACCGGTTGGCCCGTGCATCCGCCCCAAGCCCGGCCCAGAATCCGACGGTGCGGCCGTCACCGCCGCCGGTGTCGAACCCCGCACCGCCGCCTGCCAAACCAGTGATCCCTCGCTACGCTCGAAGGGGGCTTCCTTCAGCCGCACCTGGAAACCGCGCGGCTGCCGAGGTCCACGCCCGCGAGGCGGAGACGCAGGCCGATCAAACGGCCGCCCTGGCCGCCTGGCAGCGCACCATCCGGGCGGATCCGTCGTGGACCGCGGCCTGGATGCAGCTGGGGCTCCTGGGATTGGAGACCGGCAATGCGGGGATCGCGTTGGAGGCTGGGGAGGCGGCGACCGCTTTGGACCCCGCGTCAGCGCCAGCCCACCAGTTGTTCGCGGCGTCCCTGGCCCGATCCGGGTATCCCAAGGACGCCGCGGACCAGTTGGAACGGGCTGCGGCGCTGGCCCCCGGCAATGCGCAGCTTCACCTGGCCCTGGCCGGGTTGTATGCCCGCGAGCTCGGAGATCCCGAGGCCGCCAAACCGCACTATGAACGGGTGCTGACACTCGATCCGAGGCACCCGCAGGCCTCAGCCATCCGGCTCTGGCTTGCCAACAACCCGTGA